The Fusobacterium simiae DNA segment CTCTGCTTTTCCATAGCCTGTAATTCCAATCTTAACTTGAAGTGGAGTATAACTTGCCATAAGAATATTATTTTGTTTTCCAGCAAGTAAAATAACTCCTCTAGCTTGTGCAACAGAAATTACTGTCTTATTGTTTTTAAAATAAAATAAGTCTTCTATTGCCATAAATTCAGGCTTATATTTTTTTAAAATTTTATCTATCTCATTATACACAATTTCCAATCTTTCTTCTGTACTTAAATCTTTTGAAGTTAGCACAACTCCATAATCAACTATTGAATATTTATTTTTATCATAATCTATAATTCCATATCCAACTATTGCAGTTCCTGGGTCTATTCCTATAACACGCATTATACATCCCTTACATATTCAACATTTTTAA contains these protein-coding regions:
- the ruvC gene encoding crossover junction endodeoxyribonuclease RuvC yields the protein MRVIGIDPGTAIVGYGIIDYDKNKYSIVDYGVVLTSKDLSTEERLEIVYNEIDKILKKYKPEFMAIEDLFYFKNNKTVISVAQARGVILLAGKQNNILMASYTPLQVKIGITGYGKAEKKQVQQMVQKFLGLSEIPKPDDAADALAICITHINSLGSKLSFSETNNLKKIVVPSGTNKMSLEEYRNLLKK